GACCGACCGGTCGACACGTAGACGTAGGAACCGGTTGAGTCGGCCGTGAGCGCGTGCGGCGTAAGCCCAACCGGAATCGTCGCGATCAGGCGGAACGTATCCAGATCGACGACGTTCACCGTATTGCTGATGCCCGCCGCCATATACAGACGCCGCCCGGATATCAGGGGCGCGGTGGCATGCGCCCCAACCGAAACGTGCGCTGTGAACTGCCCGTCAACCATCGCCGCCAGATCGTTCTCTCCGGGCTGCTGGTCCACGATGAACTGACGGGTTGGTGCGTCGTACGCGAAGAAACTGTAGGAGTAGTCCGGCAGCGCGACGGTATTCACGATGCGCCCGGAATCCAGGTCGAGCGTCTCGATGCTCCTGGAGTTCGCCAGGTACACTGTTGCGCCGGACGGGTCGAGCGCGATGCGCAGTGAACTGCGATATCCCGCCAGCGGGTACCACCGCGATACCGCCAATGTCTGCGTGTCGATCATCGCGACCGACGCAATGGTGCCGTCGACGACGGCCAGCAGTCGTTGGCGCGCCGGATCCAACGCGAGGGCGCTGATCCGGTGGTAAGTCGACAGCTCCGAGTTGCTGAGCGTAATCGTGGCGCGTACTTGCGTGCCATCCAGCACCGCGATCGACTGCTCGTTGTTGACCACCGCATACAGGCGGTTTTGCCGGCCATCTGCAACGATGACGGTGGGTATCGGCGCCAGCGGCCCAACTTGCGCCAGCGCGTCACCCTCGATGACGCCGAGATTGCCGGTCAGTCGCCCCGTCACATAGACGCGACCGGCAAGCCACGCGATGCCATCCGGCTCGCTCACCGTGCCGGGCAGCGACGTGAACGATACCGGTTCGATGATGCCGGGCGCCGTGCATGCGGGCGGCGCCGTTGGCACCGGGGTATCGACGACGCGCGGGCCGACGGTCGCCGTGGGCGCCGCGCCGGCGCTCGTCGGCGCCGGGTTAGTGGCGGATGCCGCCGGCGTTACATTAACCGGCGCGCCGGGCGGCACGGTCGCCGGCGAGTCGCAACCGAGCAGCGACAGAATCAGGGCAGCCGTGACGCAGAATTGTGCGACGTGTACGACAAACTGTGTTGGAGTGTTCATTGAACCTCGACAGCGCCGGCTGGCGCAGAGACGATGATGTCTGCGGCATTGAAGTCGTAATAGCGCAGTGCGATGGCGGTTGCCGTCCGTTCGGAGGGTGCATCCGGAATGTGCGCCGATACCGTGAAGTCCAATGCGTGCACAAATCCGTCCGGGCACAAAACGAGGCGGACATCCGCCTGATCGACGCGGCTGAAATCGCCGTTTGCGCCGCGCACCGACAGTTCGATAAGCGCCGTGCCGTCGCCGATGAATGAAGCAGTGCGCGCCGCGCACGTCATACCGTCCATCGCGATATTGCCGGCGAACCGCATGCGGCTGCTGTCGGCGCGGGTAGCGGATAGCAGTTGCCATCCGTCAAAGGGCGGCGGCAGAAGGGCGCCCTCGGACAGCGAATACCACCGATCCGGTTCGACGGTACCGTACAAAGTGCTGCCGCGCAGGTACGACCGTCGGTCCTTGTTGACGATTTCGATGCGCTTGCCGCCGCCAATCAAGTCGTTGAACGCGCCGCGATCGAATACCATACGGCTTGCCCCGTCCCGGAATTCCGCCTCGTAGCGAACAAAGACGTCGGTCTTCGTCGTTTCACCGGAGCTTGCGCTGGTCACGATCTCGGCGCTCATCCGGTAGATTCCGGTCGCCCGTGTGCGCGCGATGGCGGCTGCCAATTCGCCGCTTGCCGGTGCGGCTCCGTCGGTGGGCGTCGCGTCGGGCGCTCGCGATGCGCCGGCCGAAGCCGCAACCGTGGGTTGCACGTTGGCCGCTGGCGCCGGCTCGGCCGTGCCGTTTCCGCATGCCAAAACGCCGAGCATGAGTGCGCCAACCCAGAGGATACACCCGGCGGCTCTCAATCGCAACACGCTACGCATCCACGGCAAGCAGTATCTTGAGCACGCCGCTCGACTGAGCGCGGTCGAAGGCCGCGATTCCCGCGCTCAACGGCATGGTGTCGGAGATGAGCGACTCGACATCGACCAGCCGGCGGCTGAGCAGGCGCAGTGCGGCGGCAAACGGTCCGCAGCGCGAGCCGATGACCGTAACCTCGTTGACCGCAATTGGCGTCAGCGCCACGGACTGCTCTCCATGGAACGTGCTCTTCAGCACGATGCGACCCTGCGCGCGGACCAGCCGCGCCGCCAACTGGAAGCCTGCCGCGCTGCCCGTGCAGTCTACGACCAGGTCGGCGCCGGTCAGCCGATCGGCGTCTGCCTCCGTGCACGTTCCTATACCGCACGACGCGGCCAGCGCCAGTTTCGTTGTGTGCCGGCCAACCAGCGTCACATCGCCGCCGGTTAGCGCCACGACCCGCGCCGCGAGTTGACCGAGCTTGCCGTCGCCCAGCACCAGCACGCGTTCACTGGGGCGCACGTGCGCGCCCTCGAGCACCTCCAGCGCGGCGGCCAGCGGCTCCGTGAACACGGCCTGCCGATCCGTGACCTCGTCCGGCACGGCGTGCAGGTTCTCGGCGGGTATGCTCAACCATTCGGCCATCGCACCGTCGGCGTGCCGGATACCCAGCACGCGGCGGCTCAAGCAATGGGAACGCCGCCCCTGCATGCACATCGCACAGTGCCCGCAGGCGAAGTTGATCTCGCCCACGACCCGGCGACCCGCCAGCGAACCGGTTTCGGCCGTGCCGACGAATTCATGTCCCAGGATGCCGCAAAAATCGGCGTAGCCGCGCGTGATCTCGATATCCGTGTTGCAGATACCCGCCAGCCGCACGCGCACGAGCGCTTCGCCGTCGCCGGGTACCGGTCGCGGCACATCGCGCACGGCGAGTACTCCGTCAAACACGACAGCACGCATCCATGGTCGTTCAGTCATTAGACGTCTACGCCTGTGAACAAGTTCCCCGGCTATGATGATACCACACGGCATCGCGCGGGCAACAAAAAACGGGAGAGCATTCGTGCTCTCCCGTTTGGCTACTGGCCTGAATCTAGGCGGTCGCTTGTCCGCGCAGGCGGCGGAAGAAGCGCCCCACCTCGCCGCTTTCCCACGCCACCAGGATCTGCGCGGCGTTGAAGATCGAGGAATACGAGCCGCTGAAGATGCCGAGCAGCAGGGTCAGCACGAAGTTGCGAATGGTGATGCCGCCGAAAAGCCAGAGCGCAAACAGGGTCAGCAGGACGGTCAGCGTGGTGTTGATCGAACGGTCCAGCGTCTGCACGATGCTGTGATTGACGATCGACTCATACGCCATGCCGCGATGGCGCACGACGTTCTCGCGAATGCGGTCGAACACGACGATGGTATCGTGCACGGAGAAGCCGATGACCGTCAGCAGAGCGGTCAGGAAGAGCGCATCGATCTCGAAGTTGAACAACTGCCCCAGGATGGAGGCCATGCCGATCACAACCGCCACGTCGTGCAGCATCGCGATAATGGCTGCCACGCCGTAGCGATAAGGCTTGGGCACCCGGTAGAAAGCCACGGTAATCCACGCCAGGATCGCCAGCGACGCCAGTATGACGGCATTGACTGCGGCGCCCGTGACTTCCTGGCTGACCTCCGCCCCGACGGTTTCGAAGCTCAATTCGGTGGTTTTGCCATACATGGCCTCGAGATCAACGACGAGCGCAACCTTATCGTCCTGTTTCATCGGCTTGCTGCGGATGATGATAGTGTCGGCGCCGCCGATCTGGATGACCGCGTCGCTGCTGATTCGCTCGCCGGCAATCCGGCGCACATCGGCGACTGCGAGCGTCTGGTTGGTCACGCTGTTCACTCGCAGCTCCAGCAGCGATCCGCTGGTGAACGCGATGGACAGCTTCAGCCCGGCCGTTGCCAGCGAGTACAGCCCCGGCAGGATGACGAGCAGCGATACGGCGAAGAACCAGTATCGTTTGGATACAATGTCAATCATGTTTAGCCTCGAAGTCGATTGGCGGTTCCCGCCTTAGGCGCCCGGCTCGTTGCTGCTGCCAACGCCGTACCACCACAGGTTCTTGACCAGCTCGCTGTCGATCACGAAGTTCATCAGCGTGCGCGTGACGAAGATGGCCGTGAACAGCGAGACCAGGATGCCGATCGCCAGCGTCAGCGCAAACCCGGCCACGATGCTCGCGCCGAAGTTGGAGCCGAACCAGAACAGGATGGCGCAGGTGATCAGGCTGGAGATGTTCGAGTCGCGGATGGAGAGCCATGCGCGCTCGAAGCCGGCCCGCATCGCGGAGCGCAGCGAACGGCCGGCGCGCAACTCCTCTTTCATGCGCTCGAAGATGAGCACGTTCGCGTCTACGGCCATGCCGATCGACAACACGAAGCCGGCAATACCCGCCAGCGTCAGCGTCACGGGCAGCAGTTTGAAGATGGCGAACACCAGTCCGCCGTACAGGATGAGCGCCAAATTGGCCAGCAATCCTGGTAGGCGGTAGTACAGCAGCATGAAGATTACAACCGCGCCGATGCCGATCAGTCCGGCGAGCAGGCTTTTGTTGATACTGTCCTGGCCCAGCGTCGGCCCGACCGTGCGGCTCGACAGTATCTTGAGCGGGACTGGCAGCGCGCCGTAGCGAATCTGGACGGAGAGAGACTCCGCCGAGTCGCGCGTGAAGTTGCCGGAAATCTGGCCGGAACCCTGCAGGATGGCCGACTGGATGCGCGGCGACGAGATGACGCGCTTGTCCAGCACGATGGTCAGATAACGGCCAACGTTCTTCGACGTGTAGTCGGCGAAGATGCGCGCGCCGTCTGATTTGAGCGTGAACTGCACGATCGGCTCGTTGGTCGTCTGGTCAAAACCGACCTGAGCGGATTCAATGTGGATGCCAGTCATGATCGTGCGGTAGGGGCCGAGGGCTGGCGTCTGCGTCAGCGGAAGCGTTGGGCTGAGCGGCGCCGATGGCGTGACCGACGCCGTGGCAGTTACGCCGGTTGTGCCGGACAGCGGAGTTGTCGCGGCACCGGTAGGCGAAAGCGTTGGCGCGCGCGTGGCCGGTGTCGTCGGCGCGCTCGTCGCTGATGCGGCCGGTGTGCCGCTGTCCGCCGAGCCGGAGAACCCGGTCGTCGTGACCAGCGTGCCTTCCGGCACCGACACTTCGCCGGTGTCGATGAACTCCAGCAAGCCGGTCTGTCCAAAGGTCTTGATCGCCTGATCGGGGTCCTTCACGCCGGGTAGTTGAACCGCAATCCGGTCGAGACCCACTTTCTGGATCAGCGCCTCGGCCACGCCAAGTGCGTTGATGCGCTTTGTGATGACGACGATCGCCGCCACGATGTCATCGCTCTTGATGATCTGGCCGGGACCGGGATCCGGTTGCAGCAGCACTTCCTGGCCGCCCTGCAGATCGAGGCCGAGCACCACCTTCAGGTCCCGGCTTTCGGCCGGGCGCCAGAATAGCAGGCTCTTGTACCATTCGCCGTGGCTGAAATCGAGGTCAACCCAGAGGGCCGCAGCCGCCAGCAATAGCACGGCAATGAGCGCCCTGGGACTGCGTTGGTTCATCGCGAATCCTTTTGGCAGGGAGTTGCGGCGCAAGCGCCGACATGAAATTATAGCCGAAAGCGGGGCGAATACAAAGTTATTTCGCGACGGCAATTTGCTCAGCCAAGCGCGGAAACTTGCGTCTCCGCGCTCTCGGTTCAATCGATCTGACTTACAACGAGTCGGACACTACGCTCGCCAGGTTGCGCGCAACGGTGCCGTCCGGGTCCCGGTCGGCGTTGAAGGCGGCAAAGCCGACCATGACGGCCTTGGGATCGGCGGCGGCCACGCTGACGATGCGCGCCAGATCGGTCAGGCTCGGGCCGTTTGGCACGGGCAGCCCGGCCGTCGGAATGTATTTCGGATCCAGCACGTCCCAGTCGGTGTGGACGTAGATGGCATCCACGCGCTGCGACAGCCGCGCGACGGTGCTCCGCACGGCGTCCGGGTCGGCGTCCACCATCTCAACCCCGTGCGCCTTGAGCAGGTCCATCTCCAGCGGGTCGACATCGCGCAGCCCGACCATGATTACGTCGGAAGGCCGGATCGGCTCGTCCAGTCCCGACTGCTTGCGCAGTCGCTCCAGGCACAGGCCGGCCGCAATGGCGACCGGCATGCCGCCCAGCATGCCGCTGAGCGACGTCTCGGTCGTATTGAAGTCGGCATGCGCATCAATCCAGATCATGCCGATCCGCTTCACGCCGCTGCGCCGGATGCCCCCCAGCGCGCCAACGGCCCCCGTGCAGTCGGATTCGAGCGCGACGACGAACTGTCCCGCCTTGCGCTGCGTGGCGATGCCGTCGGCCAGGTGGCCGTTGGCCAGACCGGCCTTCAGCCAGGCGCCGTACAGACGCGCTTCGTCCGCCGACAGCTCGGCGCGCGTGGCATCGCCGACCTGATGGCCTTTGGCTTGCAGTTGCGCGGCCAGGCCGGCGCCAAGAATGGCTTCCGTCCCGCGCCCGTGCCCGACTTCTCGCGAGCCGAGCTGCCACGGCAGCGTAACGATTGCGATATTCATGCTGATTCCTCCGTCATGGGATGTGCGCTAGCCGCCGGACTGGCGCAGTGTGAGCAGGCTGATTTCCGGCGGGCAGTGGTAGCGGAGCGGGGGCATGGCCACGCCGACGCCGCGCGTGGTGTAGACCCACATGCCGTGCGCGGTCTGCTGCAGGCCGGCCGGGTATTTGCGGCCCAGCGAAGGCAGCAACAACGCGCCGATGCGCGGCAGCCGGATCTGACCGCCGTGCGAATGACCGGACAACTGGAGCGCGATGCCCGGCGCGGCAAAGTCGGCGAAATCCGGTTCGTGCACGAGCATGACCTTGAACGCGCCATCGGGCACACCGTCCAACGCCCGCGACAAGTCCGCACGACGAAAGCGCACGTCATCCACGCCGATGACGTAAAGCGCATGGTCGCCGTGCCTTAACTGGCGCGCTTCGTTGTGCATCGGATGCAGGCCGACGCGGCGGAGTTGCCGCGCCACAACTCGCACGTCGCTCCAGTAGTCATGATTACCCAGCACGACGTGCACGCCGAGCGGCGCGCGCAAGATGCCGAGCGCGTCGGCACAGGCCGGCATATACTTGATCGACCGGTGGACGAAATCGCCGGTCAGCGCGATCAGGTCGGCGCCCAAACTCAGCGTCCGCTCGGCCGCACGGCGCAGCGTCTCGGCGTAGACATGCGGGCCGGCGTGAAAGTCGCTCATGTGGGCGATCTTAAGCCCGTCGAATGCGCCTGGCAGCCCGGCGATCGGCACATCCACATGCTCGACGACCGGCTCATACTGTGTCGGGTTGCGCCAGAGGCGGCCGATGGCGTGTGTGAATGTGCTCAGCGCATACCAGAATGCGCGGCTGGCGAAGCGGCGGCGCGGAGTGGGTAGCATCATCGCGTTTGCGTGCGCTTCGCCTCGGCCAGCTCGAATTCGCGTGCCTGCTTGCGGAGGCGCTCCCATTCCGGCAGCTTGTCGTCCTCGTTCAGTTTGCGCAGATCGATGATCTGGTCGCGCAGCAGCGCCGCCTTCTCGAATTCGAGGTTCTGCGCGGCCGTCTTCATCTGCTTTTCCAACTCCTTGATGAGCCGGGCGGCTTCGTCGCGCGGTATCTCGGGGCGCGTGCCGTATGTTGGCTTGGCTTCCGCAACCGTTTTGACCCGCTCCGTCAGGTCGTGGACCGCTTTGACGATGCTCTGTGGCGTGATATGGTGCGCCTCATTATAAGCGACCTGCTTCACACGGCGACGCGTCACCTCGTCAATCGCGCGCTTCATCGAGTCGGTCACCTTGTCGGCATACATGATGACCTGTCCGTTGGCGTGCCGCGCCGCGCGACCCATCGTCTGGATCAACGAGCTCTCGCTGCGCAGGAAGCCCTCCTTGTCGGCATCGAGGATGGCCACTAACGAGACCTCCGGCAGGTCGAGTCCTTCGCGCAGCAGATTGATACCGACCACGACGTCGTACGTGCCAAGACGCAGATCGCGCAGAATCTCGACACGTTCGAATGTCTGTATCTCGGAGTGCAGGTAGTGGACCTTGATACCGAGCTCGGCCAGGTAGTCAGCCAGATCTTCGGCCATCTTCTTGGTCAGCGTTGTGACCAGCACGCGCTCGTGCCGGCTGATGCGTACGCGCGCCTCGCCGACCAGATCGTCGACCTGTCCCTTGATCGGCCGGATGATCACTTCCGGATCGATCAGGCCGGTCGGGCGGATGATCTGTTCGATCACCTGCTGCGATTGTTTGAGCTCGTAGGGGCCGGGCGTGGCCGACACGTAGACGGTCTGATATACCCTGCGCTCGAACTCCTCGAACTTGAGCGGGCGGTTGTCCATTGCGGACGGCAGCCGGAAGCCGTAATCCACCAGCACTTCCTTGCGGGCGCGGTCGCCGTTGTACATGCCATGGATCTGCGGTACGCTCATGTGGCTTTCGTCGATGATCGTCAGAAAGTCATCCGGGAAGTAGTCGAGCAGAGTCCAGCCGGCGCTGCCCGGTGCGCGCTGCGACAGATGCCGCGAGTAGTTCTCAATACCGGAACAGTAGCCGACCTCGCGCATCATCTCGACGTCGTACTTCGTGCGTTGTTCAAGACGCTGGGCCTCCAGCAGTTTGCCGGCTGATTTGAGCTCCTTGAGCCGCTCGTCCAGTTCAGCCTCGATCGCCTGGATCGCCTGGGCGAGTTTTTCCTGCGGCGTGATGAAGTGCTTGGCGGGGTAGATGTCGATCTGCGCCTTCTCGACGATGAGCTCGCCGGTCAGCGGGTCGATCTCGACGATGCGCTCGACCTCGTCGCCCCAGAACTCGACACGGTATGCCAGTTCTTCGTAGGCGGGCTGAATTTCCAGGGTGTCGCCGCGCACACGGAACTTGCCACGCGACAACTGCAGGTCGTTGCGCTCGTAGTGCACCTCGACCAGGTGGCGCAACACGTTGTCGCGGCGGCGCACCTCGCCGCGCTTGAGCGACAGGACGACCTTGCCGTAGTCCTCCGGCGAGCCGAGACCGTAGATGCATGACACGGACGCAACAATCACGACATCGCGACGTGAAAACAGCGACGATGTGGCCGCCAGGCGCAGCCGGTCGATCTCGTCGTTGATGCTGGCGTCCTTCTCAATATAGAGGTCGTGCTGCGGGACGTAGGCTTCGGGCTGGTAGTAGTCGTAGTACGATACAAAATACTCGACGGCGTTTTGCGGAAAAAACTCGCGGAACTCCGAGTACAATTGCGCCGCCAGCGTCTTATTGTGGGCAATAATGAGCGTCGGCCGCTGAATCGCCTCGATCAGCTTCGCCATCACGAAGGTCTTGCCGGTGCCGGTGGCGCCCAGCAGCGTCTGGTGCCGGAAGCCCTGGCGTATGCCGTCGGTCAACTTTTGTATGGCCGGCGGCTGGTCGCCGGTTGGCTGGAAATCGGATATGACTTTGAATTCGCTCATGCTGCCCCCTGGATGCCCGGCGCGCCTGTGATTGGAACGGCTGTTCGACTTCTCATTATAGGATGCCCTTGCATAACTGCCAAGTGGTGTGCCGCAACTACAGCAATTCTCAATTTGGCATTGGACGGGTACTTTCCAATGGCGGCTTGTCATGCGCTGGTGCTCAGGTGTTTATCACGCAAACCGATTCGACGAGTAAGTAATGCTGCCCTCCCCATTCACTTTTCCCCTTCTCCCCCGTGCGCGGGGGAGAAGGGGCCAGGCCAAAATGAGAATTGCTGCCGCAACTATATCGGGTGTATTTCAGATTGGGGGCGAGATTGGGCGCACGACCATTCAGCCGTCCACATCGTCACTCCCGCGAAAGCGGGAGTCCAGAGGCAACATCGCTGGATGCGGGCGCATGGCCATGCGCCCCTACGCGGGCTTGGGCATGTGCGCCCCCACGCGGGCATGCCGTGGTGTTAGCCATCTCCTGGCTTCTCTGCGCCCCAGAACTGCACTGCACCCAACTACATCGACGCTTTGCGCGAGTGATCTTCGCTGTGGTAATATCTGCCTGCCGACTCCGAATCCGTCCGAGACCATTGGCCATGTCCATCGAAACCGCCGTTCAACTATTGGTGCGCCTGCTGGCGTTTTGCGCCGGCGCGTTCGTCATCGGAGCCACATTGCGCTCCATGATTGCCACGTTTATCCTTCCGCGCAGCGTGACCGATCCGATCACGCGCTTTGTCTTTCGATGGTGGCGGTCGGTATTTGATCGGCGCGCGTCGCGCGCGCTCACGTATGAAGTTCGCGATCGCGCCATGGCATTTTTCGCGCCCGTGACGCTGCTGGCGCTGCTGGCTTCCTGGAT
This genomic stretch from Chloroflexota bacterium harbors:
- the secD gene encoding protein translocase subunit SecD; amino-acid sequence: MNQRSPRALIAVLLLAAAALWVDLDFSHGEWYKSLLFWRPAESRDLKVVLGLDLQGGQEVLLQPDPGPGQIIKSDDIVAAIVVITKRINALGVAEALIQKVGLDRIAVQLPGVKDPDQAIKTFGQTGLLEFIDTGEVSVPEGTLVTTTGFSGSADSGTPAASATSAPTTPATRAPTLSPTGAATTPLSGTTGVTATASVTPSAPLSPTLPLTQTPALGPYRTIMTGIHIESAQVGFDQTTNEPIVQFTLKSDGARIFADYTSKNVGRYLTIVLDKRVISSPRIQSAILQGSGQISGNFTRDSAESLSVQIRYGALPVPLKILSSRTVGPTLGQDSINKSLLAGLIGIGAVVIFMLLYYRLPGLLANLALILYGGLVFAIFKLLPVTLTLAGIAGFVLSIGMAVDANVLIFERMKEELRAGRSLRSAMRAGFERAWLSIRDSNISSLITCAILFWFGSNFGASIVAGFALTLAIGILVSLFTAIFVTRTLMNFVIDSELVKNLWWYGVGSSNEPGA
- a CDS encoding arginase family protein, with the protein product MNIAIVTLPWQLGSREVGHGRGTEAILGAGLAAQLQAKGHQVGDATRAELSADEARLYGAWLKAGLANGHLADGIATQRKAGQFVVALESDCTGAVGALGGIRRSGVKRIGMIWIDAHADFNTTETSLSGMLGGMPVAIAAGLCLERLRKQSGLDEPIRPSDVIMVGLRDVDPLEMDLLKAHGVEMVDADPDAVRSTVARLSQRVDAIYVHTDWDVLDPKYIPTAGLPVPNGPSLTDLARIVSVAAADPKAVMVGFAAFNADRDPDGTVARNLASVVSDSL
- a CDS encoding metallophosphoesterase, which translates into the protein MMLPTPRRRFASRAFWYALSTFTHAIGRLWRNPTQYEPVVEHVDVPIAGLPGAFDGLKIAHMSDFHAGPHVYAETLRRAAERTLSLGADLIALTGDFVHRSIKYMPACADALGILRAPLGVHVVLGNHDYWSDVRVVARQLRRVGLHPMHNEARQLRHGDHALYVIGVDDVRFRRADLSRALDGVPDGAFKVMLVHEPDFADFAAPGIALQLSGHSHGGQIRLPRIGALLLPSLGRKYPAGLQQTAHGMWVYTTRGVGVAMPPLRYHCPPEISLLTLRQSGG
- a CDS encoding alcohol dehydrogenase catalytic domain-containing protein — protein: MRAVVFDGVLAVRDVPRPVPGDGEALVRVRLAGICNTDIEITRGYADFCGILGHEFVGTAETGSLAGRRVVGEINFACGHCAMCMQGRRSHCLSRRVLGIRHADGAMAEWLSIPAENLHAVPDEVTDRQAVFTEPLAAALEVLEGAHVRPSERVLVLGDGKLGQLAARVVALTGGDVTLVGRHTTKLALAASCGIGTCTEADADRLTGADLVVDCTGSAAGFQLAARLVRAQGRIVLKSTFHGEQSVALTPIAVNEVTVIGSRCGPFAAALRLLSRRLVDVESLISDTMPLSAGIAAFDRAQSSGVLKILLAVDA
- the secF gene encoding protein translocase subunit SecF; amino-acid sequence: MIDIVSKRYWFFAVSLLVILPGLYSLATAGLKLSIAFTSGSLLELRVNSVTNQTLAVADVRRIAGERISSDAVIQIGGADTIIIRSKPMKQDDKVALVVDLEAMYGKTTELSFETVGAEVSQEVTGAAVNAVILASLAILAWITVAFYRVPKPYRYGVAAIIAMLHDVAVVIGMASILGQLFNFEIDALFLTALLTVIGFSVHDTIVVFDRIRENVVRHRGMAYESIVNHSIVQTLDRSINTTLTVLLTLFALWLFGGITIRNFVLTLLLGIFSGSYSSIFNAAQILVAWESGEVGRFFRRLRGQATA
- the uvrB gene encoding excinuclease ABC subunit UvrB, coding for MSEFKVISDFQPTGDQPPAIQKLTDGIRQGFRHQTLLGATGTGKTFVMAKLIEAIQRPTLIIAHNKTLAAQLYSEFREFFPQNAVEYFVSYYDYYQPEAYVPQHDLYIEKDASINDEIDRLRLAATSSLFSRRDVVIVASVSCIYGLGSPEDYGKVVLSLKRGEVRRRDNVLRHLVEVHYERNDLQLSRGKFRVRGDTLEIQPAYEELAYRVEFWGDEVERIVEIDPLTGELIVEKAQIDIYPAKHFITPQEKLAQAIQAIEAELDERLKELKSAGKLLEAQRLEQRTKYDVEMMREVGYCSGIENYSRHLSQRAPGSAGWTLLDYFPDDFLTIIDESHMSVPQIHGMYNGDRARKEVLVDYGFRLPSAMDNRPLKFEEFERRVYQTVYVSATPGPYELKQSQQVIEQIIRPTGLIDPEVIIRPIKGQVDDLVGEARVRISRHERVLVTTLTKKMAEDLADYLAELGIKVHYLHSEIQTFERVEILRDLRLGTYDVVVGINLLREGLDLPEVSLVAILDADKEGFLRSESSLIQTMGRAARHANGQVIMYADKVTDSMKRAIDEVTRRRVKQVAYNEAHHITPQSIVKAVHDLTERVKTVAEAKPTYGTRPEIPRDEAARLIKELEKQMKTAAQNLEFEKAALLRDQIIDLRKLNEDDKLPEWERLRKQAREFELAEAKRTQTR